TGCTATAAGTAACTATATGCAGAACCGACAATTCGAGGAGTTGTCAAGAGCCAACAACAATATTCTGGTTGATGTTGTACGCGGAGGTCAGCGCCAACAACTTCCGATGTTCGATGTCGTTGTTGGAGACATTGTGTGCCTAAAGATGGGAGATCAGGTTCCTGCTGATGGGTTGTTCTTAGATGGCCATTCACTGCAAGTAGATGAATCAAGCATGACTGGAGCAACTGAGCATACTGAGGTAAATAGCAGCCAAAATCCGTTTCTATTGTCGTGGACCAAAGTGGCTCATGGGGACGCTCGAATGCTTGTTACTTCGGTTGGTATGAACACAACATGGGGCCAAATCAGCCGTGAAACCAATGAACAGACACCTTTACAAGCACGTTTGAACAAGCTGTCCTCATCGATTGCTAAGGTTGGCTTAGCAGTTGCTTTCCCGGTTCTTGTTGTTTTGTTGGTTCGTTACTTCACAGGCCATACAAAAGATGAGAAGGGAAACCGGGAGTTCAATAGAAGCAAGACAAAGACTTCTGATATTATAAATGCTATTGTGGGCATTGCCACTACGGCTATTACCACCGCTGCAGAAGGACTGCCACTGGTTGTCACACTGACTTTGGCTTATTCCAAGAAGAAAATGGTGGCAGATCAAGCAATGGTGAGGAAGCTTTCTGCCTGTGAAACAATGGCCTCTACCACCACAATTTGTACCGCCAAAACAGGTACTCTCACACTCAACCGAATGAAAGTTACAAAGTTTTGGCTCGGTCAGGAATCTATGGAAGAGGGAGCTTCCTCAATTTCTCCATTTGTTGTTGATTTGATTCATCAAGGTGTTGCCTTAAACACTACTGGCAGTTTTTACAGAGCTTCTCCAGGAACAGAATATGAATTATCAGGTAGTCCTACAGAAAAAGCAATCCTTTCATGGGCTGTGGTGGAACTGAAGATGGATGTGGAGAAAACGAAGAAGCGTTGTGCAGCACTTCAAGTTGAAGCCTTCATTCCTCAGAAAAGAAGAAGTGGTGTTTTGATTGAAAGGAATGATGATGACACTGTCCATGTTCACTGGAAAGGAGCTGCTGAGATGATTCTAGCAATGAGTTCAAGCTACTACGATGCTTCAGGAGTTGTGAAAGATCTCGATGATGGTGAAAGGATGAAATTCGAGGAAATTATTCAAGGCATGGCAGCCAGCAGCCTCAGGTGCATTGCTTTTGCCCATAAACAAGTTCCAGAAGAAGAGTACCAAAATTTAAAGGAGCAGAAAAAGCTCAAAGAAGACAGCTTGACCCTGTTAGGATTGGTTGGTATAAAGGATCCATGCAGACCTGGAGTGAAGAAAGCAGTGGAAGATTGCCAATATGCTGGAGTAAACATCAAAATGATCACTGGTGACAATGTTTTCACTGCAATAGCCATAGCTACCGAATGTGGGATTCTCAAACCAGGTCAAGACTTGTCTAGTGGTGCAGTGGTAGAAGGTGAGGAATTCAGAAACTATACATCACAAGAAAGGATGGAGAAAGTTGAGAAAATCCAAGTCATGGCAGGATTCTCTCCCTTTGATAAACTTCTCATGGTGCAATGCTTGAAACAGAAAGGGCATGTAGTTGCAGTCACTGGAGATGGCACAGATGATGCACCTGCACTTAAGGAAGCAGATATTGGTCTATCAACGGGGATTCAAGGCACTGAAGCTGCGAGAGAGAGTTCGGATATCGTCATCTTGGATGATAGTTTTGCTTCGGTTGCGACAGTCTTAAGGTGGGGAAGATGTGTTTATACCAACATCCAAAAATTCATTCAGTTTCTGCTCACCGCAAATGTTGCTACACTTTGTATCAACTTTATAGCTGCAGTATCAACAGGTGAAGTCCCTCTAACTACGGTCCAGCTATTCTGGGTGAACCTATATATGGATACATTGGGCGCTTTGGCTTTGGCCACTGAGCGGCCtacaaaggagttgttggaGAAACCGCCTGTTGGTCGAACCGAGCCTCTCATTACAAACATCATGTGGAGGAACCTACTAGCTCAAGCTCTATACCAGATAGCAGTGCTACTTACCTTACATTTCAATGGTGAATCAATCTTTGGGGTGACAAAGAAGGTTAATCACACATTGATCTTTAATACTTTCATGCTTTGCCAGGTCTTCAACAAATTTAACGCAAGAAAGCTCGAAAAGAAGAACGTATTTAATGATATGCACAAAAATAAGATGTTTATAGGAATCACTGGGGTAACCATTGTTCTACAAGTGGTGATGGTGGAATTTCTTAAACGATTTACAGATACGGAGAGGTTGAATTGGGGACAGTGGGGAGCATGCATCGCCATTGCAGCTGCTTCTTGTCCTCTTGGTTGGGCTGTCAAGTGCTTACCTGTTCCAaagaaacccattttcagcTATCTAAAATGGAATGTCGCGGGTTTGGATCAAAATTCGTGaccaatttatatataattttccatAAAGGTAAACTAATTAGATGagatttatttaacttatttgaaCTGTTTCctgaaatatatgaaaaaattcatttatttgaagttttgatAGTTTAGTAAAATATCtcagtaaaactagagttacttTAGTGAATATTGTTAATTCTAAGGGATAAGATTATATAGAGTTTATCTTAACTGTcgatgtaatttaaattataccaTTAGATATAGGAGAGCTCAACCATAAATAAAGGTTTTTTCCctcatttgtaataatttcatttaaagtcattaaatatatttgaacatttgGTGTGCTTAGCTTTCTTGTGACTTTTCTggtttattcatttttcttttttatttgagtttgcTTCCTCTTTATTTTAGTGCTTAAGAGAATTCTCACTTCTGAGACTTAGGCTAACTTAGACggatttaaaataaagaaattgcaTAAGATCGTGCGGTTTGTAAACTAAAATTCTAGCCCTGTGATAGTTAGTAGTAGAGGTAATCTTCAAAGGCATCGGTTGAGATGACGAAAGGAGTATACATGAAGATTGAGCCTAGGGAGACCTGTAGTTGGGTAAAAAAAGCTAATAAATTGAgatcatttgtaaattttaaggtTAACTCAGCCAtcaatttttacatatcatatcgattttatcataattttaacaagttaatatcaaaatttataaataatctcaatttgatcttaattctaaaatatataaaatgcataaatattttcaaaaatataattaatttataatttataatttataacaaaacTAGTGTCTTCTATGTGAAGGATCTCAAACTTCTAGCATCTCCAAATGCTTAATgctaaattttacttattttcgaacttttatatttaaatatttttgtttaatgttaaaaataatatataatatataaataattcaaaaatttaaaagttcaaaaattaattttttaataaaattctaaaatatataaatgcaaGTTTTAATAGCGCCACGTGAATAGTCAACACCGATCAACATTCGATTAACAGTGagtcaaaattaaaggtattttttaatttaaatttaatgtttttatctTAAATAACCTTAAATTTCATGTTGAACATTATGATTGGTTTGATGTGTCACATGGCACATTCTAATTAGAGCCACGTGGCGGCTAATTTTTTAAcgctattaaaaaaaaaaggttgaaccAAGTAACACAACCTTAGTTTAAGTACCAAAGTGGAAAACTATACATAGTTCGAGAGCCAAATTGAACATAGTAATATTCATTATTATTGTTGAGGCTTCGAGAGAACTTTTGATGTGTTGTTCGCCACGCAGTTGATTGGTCCTCAAATAGTCAAAAGTGTTTCCTTCAATGGGGTTTTATCTCCCATGCTTTATCAAGAGTCAGCTGCCGAGAGCATATGCCTAGTAAACCTGGTTCACAAAGTCAGAAGTGCCTCGGTTGGTGGCATTCACATTTGTTTAACTTATAAACTTTTGATGGTGCATTGCTTGAAACAAAAAGGCATATAGTAGCAGTCACAGGGGATAGCACAAATGCTGCACCACTACACCAGCACAGAGGGAAGCAGATATAGGTCTATCCATGGGAATTCAAGGCACTGAAGTGGCGAAAGAGAGTTCGAATATCGTCATCTTGGAGGATGATTTCGCTTCAGTTGCTACAGTCTTGAGGTGGGGGAAGATGTCTGTATACCAACATCCAAAAATACATTCATTTCCAGCTCACTTTAAATGTACCACTTTGTATAAACTTCATAGCAGCATAGTTCTGTTGGATTTGGGAGTGATATTCAGATACAAATCTCTCAGTAATGTAGACTCTAGGGTACAGAAAAGAATTctactcatatttttttaattacgtATGGGTAATTGTAATTGTATATTGCTTGCACTTGTAATATACCTATAATTTTACTTCTAAAAACTTCTTagaattatgtttttttctttaaaaattttagtggtGATTCTAAGATTTATCCTTTTTAACATGTTAAAAGAACTTACCATCAAGGtaaatgcatatttttattaatgctcaattatatttaacatttattttacattaaattatcACTGGTGACAATGTTTTCACAGCAATAGCCAACTGCAGAATGTGAGATTCTCAAGCTTGATAAAGACATGTCTAGTTGTGTAGTGGTAGAAGGTAAGGAATTCAGAAATTATACACCAGAGGAAAGGATGGAGAAAGTTGAGAAAATCCAAGTCATGGCAAGATCCAGCCCCTCCGATAAACTCCTCACGGTGCAATGCTTGAAACAGAAAGGGCAAGTCATTGCAGTCACTGGAGATGGCATAAATGATGCCCCAGCCCTCAAAGAAGCAGATATCGGTCTA
The window above is part of the Gossypium raimondii isolate GPD5lz chromosome 9, ASM2569854v1, whole genome shotgun sequence genome. Proteins encoded here:
- the LOC105797766 gene encoding putative calcium-transporting ATPase 13, plasma membrane-type gives rise to the protein MTTIFEPNLICSEHTIQDPPTPSTSEKAWHSIFASKKFSSLLTMSPTPKEEAKVVHRSPSHVSVNVMQENPPYQIDQTTLIELVKEKKLERLQEFGGVNGVASTFGTDTQVGISGGADDVARLRNTFGSNTYNKPPTKGFFHFVIEALKEPAVMILLGCAALSLGFKIKAHGHKDSWHEVGSNFAAVFLPIVVSAISNYMQNRQFEELSRANNNILVDVVRGGQRQQLPMFDVVVGDIVCLKMGDQVPADGLFLDGHSLQVDESSMTGATEHTEVNSSQNPFLLSWTKVAHGDARMLVTSVGMNTTWGQISRETNEQTPLQARLNKLSSSIAKVGLAVAFPVLVVLLVRYFTGHTKDEKGNREFNRSKTKTSDIINAIVGIATTAITTAAEGLPLVVTLTLAYSKKKMVADQAMVRKLSACETMASTTTICTAKTGTLTLNRMKVTKFWLGQESMEEGASSISPFVVDLIHQGVALNTTGSFYRASPGTEYELSGSPTEKAILSWAVVELKMDVEKTKKRCAALQVEAFIPQKRRSGVLIERNDDDTVHVHWKGAAEMILAMSSSYYDASGVVKDLDDGERMKFEEIIQGMAASSLRCIAFAHKQVPEEEYQNLKEQKKLKEDSLTLLGLVGIKDPCRPGVKKAVEDCQYAGVNIKMITGDNVFTAIAIATECGILKPGQDLSSGAVVEGEEFRNYTSQERMEKVEKIQVMAGFSPFDKLLMVQCLKQKGHVVAVTGDGTDDAPALKEADIGLSTGIQGTEAARESSDIVILDDSFASVATVLRWGRCVYTNIQKFIQFLLTANVATLCINFIAAVSTGEVPLTTVQLFWVNLYMDTLGALALATERPTKELLEKPPVGRTEPLITNIMWRNLLAQALYQIAVLLTLHFNGESIFGVTKKVNHTLIFNTFMLCQVFNKFNARKLEKKNVFNDMHKNKMFIGITGVTIVLQVVMVEFLKRFTDTERLNWGQWGACIAIAAASCPLGWAVKCLPVPKKPIFSYLKWNVAGLDQNS